Proteins encoded by one window of Candidatus Nitrosocosmicus hydrocola:
- a CDS encoding response regulator, with translation MSTPPIVMVVDDDDELARLFKRLLEGNGFGSVSFNDPLLALKHFKDDPQGYWLVIADLKMPNLNGIDLAKNIRNISSSVKILLITGFFDDEYLKGSNFKEAYISEVLHKPVKLAELLKCVHELFYSKVTTK, from the coding sequence TGGATGATGATGATGAACTCGCACGTCTTTTTAAGAGACTGTTGGAAGGGAATGGTTTTGGTTCTGTTTCTTTTAACGATCCACTACTTGCGCTTAAACATTTTAAGGATGATCCTCAAGGATATTGGTTGGTTATCGCAGACCTAAAGATGCCAAATCTGAACGGAATAGATCTTGCTAAAAATATAAGAAATATTAGCTCCTCTGTAAAAATTCTGCTTATTACCGGATTTTTTGATGACGAATATCTCAAAGGATCCAATTTTAAGGAAGCATATATATCAGAAGTTTTGCACAAGCCCGTGAAACTAGCCGAATTACTAAAATGTGTACATGAATTATTTTATTCCAAGGTAACAACTAAATGA